From the Billgrantia sulfidoxydans genome, one window contains:
- the manD gene encoding D-mannonate dehydratase ManD has translation MKISDAYVIVTSPGRNFVTLKIVTESGTYGIGDATLNGREMAVVAYLEEHVIPALIGRDASRIEDIWHYLYRGAYWRRGPVTMAAVSAVDLALWDIKAKAAGMPLYQLLGGKSRERVMTYAHCTGRDIEGCLAEVEKHVKLGYRAVRVQAGVPGIPTIYGVAKREGERYEPADAELPAEHVWSTEKYLNHVPKLFAAVRERFGDELHVLHDVHHRLTPIEAARLGKAVEPYHLFWLEDCVPAENQESFRLIRQHTTTPLAVGEVFNSIHDYRELIENQWIDYIRTPLTHGGGITHLRRIADLAGLYHVRTGFHGPTDLSPVCLGAAVHFDTWVPNFGIQEHMPHTPETDAVFLHDYRFEDGHFLVGEAPGHGVDIDETLAKQYPYKRASLPVNRLEDGTLWHW, from the coding sequence ATGAAAATCAGCGACGCCTATGTGATCGTCACCTCGCCGGGGCGCAACTTCGTCACCCTCAAGATCGTTACCGAGTCGGGTACCTACGGCATCGGCGACGCTACCCTCAACGGCCGCGAGATGGCCGTGGTGGCCTATCTCGAGGAGCACGTGATCCCCGCCCTGATCGGGCGCGACGCCAGCCGCATCGAGGATATCTGGCACTACCTCTACCGCGGGGCCTACTGGCGCCGGGGGCCGGTGACCATGGCGGCGGTGTCGGCGGTGGACCTGGCGCTGTGGGACATCAAGGCCAAGGCGGCGGGCATGCCGCTCTACCAGCTCCTCGGCGGCAAGAGCCGCGAGCGGGTGATGACCTACGCCCACTGCACCGGACGCGACATCGAGGGCTGCCTCGCCGAGGTCGAGAAACACGTCAAGCTCGGCTATCGCGCCGTGCGGGTGCAGGCCGGGGTGCCCGGCATTCCCACCATCTACGGCGTGGCCAAGCGCGAGGGCGAGCGCTACGAGCCGGCGGACGCCGAGCTTCCCGCCGAGCACGTGTGGAGTACCGAGAAATACCTCAACCACGTGCCCAAGCTGTTCGCCGCGGTGCGCGAGCGCTTCGGCGACGAGCTGCACGTGCTGCACGACGTGCATCATCGCCTCACGCCCATCGAGGCGGCGCGCCTGGGCAAGGCGGTAGAGCCCTATCACCTGTTCTGGCTCGAGGACTGCGTGCCGGCGGAGAACCAGGAGAGCTTCCGCCTGATTCGCCAGCACACCACCACACCGCTGGCGGTGGGGGAGGTGTTCAACTCGATCCACGACTACCGCGAGCTGATCGAGAACCAGTGGATCGACTACATCCGCACGCCCCTCACGCATGGCGGCGGCATCACCCACCTGCGGCGCATCGCCGACCTGGCCGGGCTCTACCACGTGCGTACCGGCTTCCACGGACCGACGGACCTGTCGCCGGTGTGCCTGGGCGCGGCGGTCCATTTCGACACCTGGGTGCCCAACTTCGGCATCCAGGAGCACATGCCCCACACGCCGGAGACCGACGCCGTCTTCCTCCACGACTACCGCTTCGAGGATGGCCACTTCCTGGTCGGCGAGGCGCCGGGGCACGGCGTCGACATCGACGAGACCCTGGCCAAGCAGTACCCCTACAAGCGCGCCAGCCTGCCGGTCAACCGGCTGGAGGACGGCACCCTGTGGCACTGGTGA
- a CDS encoding mannitol dehydrogenase family protein, translating to MPDVTRLPAAEPTGHIGIVHLGLGAFHRAHQAVYLERYRQRSGDGAWGVSSANLRGGVALVDALRDADYHYHVAEYADRDHVTLREIGVIEEALFTGRDPSGQWGRDLAALLARLASPDTRLVTLTVTEKGYFLSPAEGALLRDDPLIAHDIEHPQAPRSAPGILVEVLARRREAGIPPFTVLCCDNMPNNGQRTRAAAVQLAACRDGELAAWIEREVAFPCSMVDRIVPAMTEADFARLAELGVDDPSAVVGEAFSQWVVEDDFPLGRPAWEAEGVEMVADVAPFETMKLRMLNGSHSLLAYLGALDDIETVFDAVSRDDLVALLHRYMLREAAPTLAMPAGTDLERYAEQLLYRFANDSLRHRLQQIAMDGSQKLPQRWLHGALARLEAGGEVPCTALGVAAWIRYTAGSDLHGNVHAVDDPMAGTFALLHEAHGEDHESLVLAFLEFDAVVPPALAEHAGFAAEVVSAYRCLTTLGLDAALARLDAPT from the coding sequence ATGCCAGACGTGACCCGCCTACCCGCCGCCGAGCCGACCGGGCATATCGGCATCGTCCACCTGGGGCTCGGTGCTTTCCACCGCGCTCATCAGGCGGTCTACCTCGAGCGCTATCGCCAGCGCAGCGGCGATGGTGCCTGGGGCGTGAGCAGCGCCAACCTGCGCGGCGGCGTGGCGCTGGTGGATGCCCTGCGCGACGCCGACTATCACTACCATGTCGCCGAATACGCCGACCGCGACCATGTCACCCTGCGCGAGATCGGCGTGATCGAGGAGGCCCTGTTCACTGGCCGGGACCCTTCGGGCCAGTGGGGGCGCGACCTCGCGGCGCTGCTGGCGCGCCTGGCGTCGCCCGACACGCGACTCGTCACCCTGACGGTGACCGAGAAGGGCTACTTCCTGAGCCCCGCCGAGGGCGCCTTGCTGCGCGACGACCCGCTCATCGCCCACGATATCGAGCATCCCCAGGCACCGCGCAGCGCACCGGGCATCTTGGTCGAGGTGTTGGCTCGGCGACGTGAAGCGGGAATCCCTCCATTCACGGTACTGTGCTGCGACAACATGCCCAACAACGGCCAGCGCACACGGGCGGCGGCGGTGCAACTTGCCGCCTGTCGCGACGGCGAGCTGGCCGCCTGGATCGAGCGCGAGGTGGCGTTCCCATGCAGCATGGTCGACCGCATCGTACCGGCCATGACCGAGGCCGACTTCGCCCGCCTGGCCGAGCTGGGCGTCGACGACCCCAGCGCCGTGGTGGGCGAGGCGTTCTCGCAATGGGTGGTGGAGGACGACTTCCCCCTCGGCCGACCGGCCTGGGAGGCCGAGGGCGTGGAGATGGTCGCCGACGTGGCGCCGTTCGAGACCATGAAGCTGCGTATGCTCAACGGCAGCCATTCGCTGCTGGCTTACCTGGGGGCGCTGGACGATATCGAGACCGTCTTCGATGCGGTGAGTCGCGACGACCTGGTGGCGCTGCTGCATCGCTACATGCTGCGTGAGGCGGCGCCGACCCTGGCGATGCCTGCCGGCACCGACCTGGAGCGCTATGCCGAGCAACTCCTTTACCGCTTCGCCAACGACAGCCTGCGCCATCGCCTGCAGCAGATCGCCATGGATGGCTCGCAGAAGCTGCCCCAGCGCTGGCTGCACGGCGCCCTGGCCAGGCTAGAAGCGGGAGGCGAGGTGCCTTGTACGGCACTGGGCGTAGCGGCGTGGATTCGCTACACCGCCGGAAGCGATCTGCACGGCAATGTCCATGCCGTTGACGATCCCATGGCGGGCACGTTCGCCTTGCTGCACGAAGCCCATGGCGAGGATCATGAGAGTCTGGTGCTGGCCTTCCTCGAATTCGATGCCGTGGTACCCCCGGCGTTGGCCGAGCACGCCGGCTTCGCGGCGGAGGTGGTGTCGGCCTACCGCTGCCTGACGACGCTTGGTCTCGACGCCGCGCTTGCGCGGCTCGATGCACCCACCTGA
- the uxuA gene encoding mannonate dehydratase has product MEHTWRWFGPNDPITLDEIRQTGATGIVTALHEIPNGTAWPLEAIAERKATIEAAGLSWSVVESVPVHEAIKQGTPERERYIAAYQETLRHLGDCGIDTVCYNFMPVLDWTRTDLAWRLPDGGLALRFDQAALAAFDLFLLGRRGTKAEYSEAEQAEARRYLEGLDEVSRQRLVNNVIAGLPGAEEHYTLARFREVLAEYDGIDAERLRENLGHFLRAIVPVAEEAGVRLAIHPDDPPRPLFGLPRVVSTPEDAQWLLDAAPSEANGLTLCTGSYGVREDIDLAAMARRFGPRIYFAHLRSTRREAADPRTFHEAHHLGGDVDMVAVIAALVEEERRREREGGPRLPLRPDHGHHILDDQRRDTRPGYPLYGRMKGLAELRGVELAVRQLTS; this is encoded by the coding sequence ATGGAACATACCTGGCGCTGGTTCGGCCCCAACGATCCGATCACCCTCGACGAGATTCGCCAGACCGGTGCCACCGGCATCGTCACGGCGCTGCACGAGATACCCAACGGCACGGCCTGGCCGCTCGAGGCCATCGCCGAGCGCAAGGCAACGATCGAGGCCGCGGGGCTCTCGTGGTCGGTGGTCGAGAGCGTGCCGGTGCACGAGGCGATCAAGCAGGGCACGCCCGAACGCGAGCGTTACATCGCCGCCTACCAGGAGACCCTGCGCCACCTGGGCGACTGCGGCATCGACACCGTCTGCTACAACTTCATGCCGGTGCTCGACTGGACCCGCACCGATCTCGCCTGGCGCCTGCCGGACGGCGGCCTGGCGCTGCGCTTCGACCAGGCTGCGCTGGCTGCCTTCGACCTCTTCCTGCTTGGGCGGCGTGGCACCAAGGCGGAATACAGTGAGGCCGAACAAGCTGAGGCCAGGCGCTACCTGGAGGGGCTGGACGAGGTGTCGCGCCAGCGACTGGTCAACAATGTCATTGCCGGCCTGCCCGGGGCCGAGGAACACTACACCCTGGCACGGTTCCGCGAGGTGCTGGCCGAGTACGACGGCATTGATGCCGAGCGCCTGCGTGAAAATCTCGGCCATTTCCTGCGTGCCATCGTGCCGGTCGCCGAGGAAGCCGGCGTTCGGCTCGCCATCCACCCGGACGACCCGCCGCGTCCGCTGTTCGGCCTGCCGCGGGTGGTCTCCACCCCCGAGGACGCCCAGTGGCTGCTCGATGCCGCACCGAGCGAGGCCAATGGCCTGACGCTGTGCACCGGCTCCTATGGTGTGCGCGAGGACATTGACCTGGCCGCCATGGCGCGCCGCTTCGGCCCGCGCATCTACTTCGCCCACCTGCGCTCGACTCGGCGCGAGGCCGCCGATCCGCGCACCTTCCACGAGGCGCATCACCTCGGCGGCGACGTCGACATGGTGGCAGTGATCGCCGCCCTGGTGGAGGAGGAGCGGCGCCGCGAGCGAGAGGGTGGGCCGCGCCTGCCGCTGCGGCCGGATCATGGCCACCATATTCTCGACGACCAGCGCCGCGACACCCGCCCCGGCTATCCGCTCTACGGGCGCATGAAGGGGCTCGCTGAGCTGCGCGGCGTGGAGCTGGCAGTAAGGCAGTTGACGAGCTGA
- a CDS encoding aldehyde dehydrogenase (NADP(+)) translates to MPLEGKMLIGREAASGSSTPIHAVNPATGERLEPTYVGGTRPEVERACELAEAAFTTYRETTLEARAAFLETAASEIEAIGDELIERAIAETGLPRARLEGERGRTCGQLRLFASVVRAGEWLDLRLDPALPEREPMPRADLRQRHIPLGPVAVFGASNFPLAFSVAGGDTASALAAGCPVIVKGHSAHPGTSELVGRAVQKAVEKRDLPEGVFSLLFGSGREIGQALVSDPRIQAVGFTGSRGGGTALMKTAQARPQPIPVYAEMSSINPVFLLPEALKARGDKIAEGFVASLNMGAGQFCTNPGLVIAVKGPELSAFVEAAGDAVKASAAQTMLTPGIHDAYQQGVGRLSCNGKVREVARGQVGESAHPCQAGLYVTAAGDFLADTELQEEVFGATSLVIECADQHEMRQVASQLEGQLTATLQMDDADLDAAKALLPILERKAGRILANGWPTGVEVCHAMVHGGPYPATSDSRTTSVGSAAIFRFLRPVCYQALPQGLLPEVLRDGNPWGVSRLVDGKREA, encoded by the coding sequence ATGCCCCTGGAAGGCAAGATGCTGATCGGCCGCGAGGCCGCAAGCGGCAGTTCCACGCCCATCCACGCCGTCAATCCCGCCACCGGCGAGCGCCTGGAGCCCACCTACGTCGGCGGCACCCGGCCCGAGGTCGAGCGCGCCTGTGAGCTGGCCGAGGCGGCCTTCACCACCTACCGAGAGACGACGCTCGAAGCGCGCGCCGCCTTTCTCGAGACGGCGGCCTCCGAGATCGAGGCCATCGGCGACGAGCTGATCGAACGCGCCATCGCCGAGACCGGCCTGCCCCGGGCGCGGCTCGAGGGCGAGCGCGGCCGCACCTGCGGCCAGCTGCGCCTGTTCGCTTCCGTGGTGCGCGCCGGCGAGTGGCTCGACCTGCGCCTCGACCCGGCCCTGCCCGAGCGCGAGCCGATGCCCCGCGCCGACCTGCGCCAGCGCCACATTCCGCTGGGCCCCGTCGCCGTGTTCGGCGCCAGTAACTTCCCGCTGGCCTTCTCCGTGGCCGGTGGCGACACCGCCTCGGCCCTGGCCGCCGGCTGTCCGGTGATCGTCAAGGGCCACTCCGCCCACCCCGGCACCTCCGAGCTGGTCGGCCGTGCGGTACAGAAGGCCGTCGAGAAGCGCGACCTGCCGGAAGGCGTGTTCTCGCTGCTGTTCGGTTCGGGCCGCGAGATCGGCCAGGCGCTGGTCAGTGACCCGCGCATCCAGGCGGTGGGCTTCACCGGCTCCCGCGGCGGCGGCACGGCCTTGATGAAGACGGCACAGGCCCGCCCCCAGCCGATCCCGGTCTACGCCGAGATGAGCTCGATCAACCCGGTGTTCCTGCTGCCGGAAGCCCTCAAGGCGCGCGGCGACAAGATCGCCGAGGGCTTCGTCGCCTCGCTCAACATGGGCGCCGGGCAGTTCTGCACCAACCCGGGCCTGGTCATCGCGGTGAAGGGCCCCGAGCTTTCCGCCTTCGTCGAGGCCGCGGGCGATGCCGTGAAGGCCAGCGCTGCCCAGACCATGCTCACTCCGGGTATTCATGACGCCTATCAGCAGGGCGTGGGCCGGCTTTCGTGCAACGGTAAGGTCAGGGAAGTCGCCCGCGGCCAGGTGGGCGAATCGGCCCACCCGTGCCAGGCGGGGCTTTACGTCACCGCGGCCGGGGACTTCCTCGCGGATACCGAGCTGCAGGAGGAGGTGTTCGGCGCCACCTCGCTGGTGATCGAATGCGCCGATCAGCACGAGATGCGCCAGGTCGCCTCCCAGCTCGAAGGCCAGCTCACCGCCACCCTGCAGATGGACGACGCCGACCTGGACGCGGCGAAGGCGCTGCTGCCGATCCTCGAGCGCAAGGCGGGGCGGATCCTGGCCAACGGCTGGCCGACCGGGGTCGAGGTCTGCCACGCCATGGTCCACGGCGGGCCCTACCCGGCGACCTCCGACTCGCGCACCACCTCGGTGGGCAGCGCGGCGATCTTCCGCTTCCTGCGCCCGGTATGCTACCAGGCGCTGCCGCAGGGGCTCTTGCCCGAGGTGCTGCGTGACGGCAACCCCTGGGGGGTGTCTCGGTTGGTCGATGGCAAACGCGAGGCATGA
- the araD1 gene encoding AraD1 family protein encodes MRLMQCEYQGQARAARVESDREVRLLDVDTYTLSRRAIAAGQSLADAVEAALTETRLDYQRLVDEKRLLPPLTHPDPAHCLVTGTGLTHLGSADTRSAMHAKTQVSEAELTDSMRMFKLGVEGGKPQAGGVGAQPEWFYKGDGSCVVAPEAEMPVPPFAEDAGEEPELAGLYVIGDDGAPWRVGYAIGNEFSDHVTERFNYLWLAHSKLRACSFGPELLVGELPKHLEGTSRIVRGSDTLWEKPFLTGEANMAHSLANLEHHHFKYPGFRRPGDVHVHFFGTATLSFADGIQTRDGDRFEIALSEFGRPLRNPLRFEADKPTIEVKSL; translated from the coding sequence ATGCGCCTGATGCAATGCGAGTACCAAGGCCAGGCCCGTGCCGCCCGGGTCGAGAGCGACCGTGAGGTTCGCCTGCTCGACGTTGACACCTATACGCTGTCCCGCCGCGCCATCGCCGCGGGACAGTCGCTGGCCGACGCCGTCGAGGCAGCACTGACCGAGACCCGCCTCGACTACCAGCGACTGGTCGACGAGAAACGCCTGCTGCCGCCGCTGACCCATCCCGACCCGGCCCACTGCCTGGTCACCGGCACCGGCCTCACCCACCTGGGCAGTGCCGATACGCGCTCGGCCATGCACGCCAAGACCCAGGTCAGTGAGGCCGAGCTCACCGACTCCATGCGCATGTTCAAGCTCGGCGTGGAGGGCGGCAAACCACAGGCCGGTGGCGTCGGCGCCCAGCCGGAGTGGTTCTACAAGGGCGACGGCAGCTGCGTCGTCGCCCCCGAGGCGGAAATGCCCGTGCCGCCCTTCGCCGAGGACGCCGGCGAGGAGCCGGAGCTGGCCGGGCTCTATGTGATCGGCGACGACGGCGCTCCCTGGCGGGTCGGCTACGCCATCGGAAACGAGTTCTCCGACCACGTGACCGAGCGCTTCAACTACCTGTGGCTGGCCCACTCCAAGCTGCGCGCCTGCAGCTTCGGCCCGGAACTTTTGGTCGGTGAGTTGCCCAAGCATCTGGAAGGCACCAGCCGAATCGTGCGCGGCAGCGACACCCTGTGGGAAAAGCCCTTCCTCACCGGCGAGGCCAACATGGCCCATAGCCTGGCCAACCTGGAGCACCACCATTTCAAGTACCCGGGCTTCCGCCGCCCCGGCGACGTGCACGTGCACTTCTTCGGCACCGCCACCCTGAGCTTCGCCGACGGTATCCAGACCCGGGATGGCGACCGCTTCGAGATCGCACTGAGCGAATTCGGCCGCCCCCTGCGCAATCCACTACGCTTCGAGGCAGACAAGCCAACCATCGAAGTGAAATCGCTCTGA
- a CDS encoding TRAP transporter large permease yields the protein MDISTATLLMVGAIFALLVTGLPLAFITGLVAMAFTFGWFGETALPLVTSRVYGFITEYSLVAVPMFVLMASLLDRSGIAKDLFNAMRVFAGRLPGGVAVQTIVVAFFLAALSGIIGGEIVLLGILALPQMLRLGYDKRLSIGVVCAGGALGTMMPPSIVLIIYGLIASVSIAELFTAAVTPAVILMGSYIAYVLVRCLKNPDMGPPLTEESQDNPFDNRLDAAKAILLPGLIAFLVLGTIYGGIASVTEAAAMGVFGVMLAIVVRREFSLAMLHHSLGQTLNTCGMIIWIGIGAAALVGVYNLMGGNRFVSGLILGLEVAPIVVILVMMGIMLVLGLFLDWIGIAMLALPIFLPIVTELGFDPIWFGILFAVNMQVSFLSPPFGPAAFYLKSVAPPEVSLKDIYLSVLPFMLIQLCVLAALLLWPQLAIWPL from the coding sequence ATGGACATCTCGACCGCGACCCTGCTGATGGTCGGCGCCATCTTCGCGTTGCTGGTGACCGGCCTGCCGCTGGCTTTCATCACCGGCCTGGTGGCAATGGCCTTCACCTTCGGCTGGTTCGGCGAGACCGCCCTGCCGCTGGTCACCAGCCGGGTCTACGGCTTCATCACCGAATACTCGCTGGTGGCGGTGCCGATGTTCGTGCTGATGGCGTCGCTGCTCGACCGTTCCGGCATCGCCAAGGACCTGTTCAACGCCATGCGCGTGTTCGCCGGCCGCCTGCCCGGCGGCGTGGCGGTGCAGACCATCGTGGTGGCGTTCTTCCTGGCGGCGCTCTCGGGCATCATCGGCGGCGAGATCGTGCTGCTGGGCATCCTGGCGCTGCCGCAGATGCTGCGCCTGGGCTACGACAAGCGCCTGTCGATCGGCGTGGTATGCGCCGGCGGCGCGCTGGGTACCATGATGCCGCCGTCGATCGTGCTGATCATCTACGGCCTGATCGCCAGCGTTTCCATCGCCGAGCTGTTCACCGCCGCCGTCACTCCCGCCGTGATCCTGATGGGCTCCTATATCGCCTACGTGCTGGTGCGCTGCCTCAAGAACCCCGACATGGGGCCGCCGCTGACCGAAGAGAGCCAGGACAACCCCTTCGACAACAGGCTCGACGCCGCCAAGGCGATCCTGCTCCCCGGGCTGATCGCCTTCCTGGTGCTCGGCACCATCTACGGCGGCATCGCCTCGGTCACCGAGGCGGCGGCCATGGGCGTGTTCGGCGTGATGCTGGCGATCGTGGTGCGCCGGGAATTCTCGCTGGCCATGCTGCACCACAGCCTGGGCCAGACGCTGAATACCTGCGGCATGATCATCTGGATCGGCATCGGCGCCGCCGCTTTGGTCGGGGTCTACAATCTGATGGGCGGCAACCGCTTCGTCTCGGGCCTGATCCTCGGCCTCGAAGTGGCGCCGATCGTCGTCATCCTGGTAATGATGGGCATCATGTTGGTGCTCGGCCTGTTCCTCGACTGGATCGGCATCGCCATGCTGGCCCTGCCGATATTCCTGCCCATCGTCACCGAGCTGGGCTTCGATCCGATCTGGTTCGGCATCCTGTTCGCCGTGAACATGCAGGTCTCGTTCCTGTCACCACCGTTCGGCCCGGCAGCGTTCTATCTCAAGAGCGTGGCCCCCCCGGAAGTCTCTCTCAAGGACATCTACCTTTCGGTATTGCCGTTCATGCTCATCCAGCTCTGCGTGCTGGCCGCCCTGCTGCTGTGGCCACAGTTGGCGATCTGGCCGCTCTGA
- a CDS encoding TRAP transporter small permease subunit, translating to MSQPQHDPKPLPEQELADIVEQVEDASPERNALDRLVSRGARGAAWMILLAMAISVVEVFLRYGFGSPTSWVHESVVFLIAISFALGGPAALARNSHIRVRVLYDNVGPRLRGWMDRFNDLVTLGFCLAMSYAAFTMFWKASHNPLGEWRLERSGTSWNPPFPALVKGAILFALALMTLQALLHLAQSLRARPGREVR from the coding sequence ATGTCGCAGCCACAACATGACCCCAAGCCCCTGCCCGAACAGGAACTCGCCGACATCGTGGAGCAGGTCGAGGACGCCTCGCCCGAGCGCAATGCCCTCGACCGCCTGGTATCGCGGGGCGCACGGGGCGCCGCCTGGATGATCCTGCTGGCCATGGCCATCAGCGTGGTCGAGGTCTTCCTGCGCTATGGATTCGGCTCCCCCACCTCCTGGGTGCACGAAAGCGTGGTGTTCCTGATCGCCATCAGCTTCGCCCTGGGCGGCCCCGCCGCCTTGGCGCGCAACAGCCACATTCGGGTCAGGGTCCTCTACGACAACGTCGGCCCCCGTCTCAGGGGCTGGATGGATCGCTTCAACGACCTGGTGACCCTGGGCTTCTGTCTGGCCATGAGCTATGCCGCCTTCACCATGTTCTGGAAAGCCTCGCATAACCCGCTCGGCGAGTGGCGCCTCGAGCGCTCCGGCACCTCGTGGAACCCGCCCTTTCCGGCCCTGGTCAAGGGCGCGATCCTGTTCGCCCTGGCCCTGATGACGCTGCAGGCGCTGCTGCACCTGGCCCAGTCGTTGCGGGCCCGCCCCGGTCGGGAGGTGCGCTGA
- a CDS encoding TRAP transporter substrate-binding protein: MSHFTSRLSHAGIVGSALLLGLSTAHAAEYEWSFQASETSGEPSFKIKQEWAERISRMTDGRIEIEVMPINAVVGPTETLDAVSSGILQGHMTDPSYFSGQDPAFGMLGNLVGAWQNPYDFLEYMKHGGGEELYNELVEPYGVHLIGAATFPLESVPSTVPIETLDDFEGLKIRAPQGMVYNVFERIGASPVNLPGSEVYTALEKKVIDAADSTVLSNNDAMGLHAFAPYPLYPGFHSMPMIAVSINKQIWDDLPEDLQATLETAFDGMAYDLIARLKAQDIETLQRLQEDPDVHPFDLPAEERRKFSAAAEQEWQEWAGENEMTQKIYDSATAFLRSRNLL; this comes from the coding sequence ATGTCTCATTTCACATCTCGCCTTTCGCACGCCGGCATCGTTGGCTCGGCTCTGCTGCTGGGTCTCTCTACGGCTCATGCCGCCGAATACGAATGGTCCTTCCAGGCCTCGGAGACCTCCGGCGAGCCCAGCTTCAAGATCAAGCAGGAGTGGGCCGAACGTATCTCCCGCATGACCGATGGACGTATCGAGATCGAGGTCATGCCGATCAACGCCGTGGTCGGCCCCACCGAGACCCTGGATGCGGTGAGTTCCGGCATCCTGCAGGGCCATATGACCGACCCCAGCTACTTCTCGGGCCAGGACCCGGCGTTCGGCATGCTGGGCAACCTGGTCGGCGCCTGGCAGAACCCCTACGACTTCCTCGAATACATGAAGCACGGCGGCGGCGAGGAGCTCTACAACGAGCTGGTCGAGCCCTACGGCGTGCACCTGATCGGTGCGGCCACCTTCCCGCTCGAGTCGGTGCCCTCCACCGTGCCGATCGAGACGCTCGATGACTTCGAGGGCCTCAAGATCCGCGCCCCGCAGGGCATGGTATACAACGTCTTCGAGCGCATCGGGGCCAGCCCCGTCAACCTGCCCGGCTCCGAAGTCTATACCGCGCTGGAGAAGAAGGTCATCGACGCCGCCGACTCCACCGTGCTCTCCAACAACGACGCCATGGGCCTGCACGCCTTCGCCCCCTACCCGCTGTACCCGGGGTTCCATTCGATGCCGATGATCGCCGTGTCGATCAACAAGCAGATCTGGGACGACCTGCCCGAGGACCTGCAGGCGACTCTCGAGACCGCCTTCGACGGCATGGCCTACGACCTGATCGCCCGGCTCAAGGCCCAGGACATCGAGACCCTGCAACGCCTGCAGGAGGACCCGGACGTCCATCCCTTCGACCTGCCCGCCGAAGAGCGTCGCAAGTTCAGTGCCGCCGCGGAACAGGAATGGCAGGAGTGGGCCGGCGAGAACGAGATGACGCAGAAGATCTACGACTCGGCCACCGCCTTCCTGCGCTCGCGCAACCTGCTCTGA
- a CDS encoding Gfo/Idh/MocA family protein codes for MQSIKIGLVGVGKIARDQHLPALAGSRGYELVATADPHARHAPVPGYTALGEMLEAHPELEAVAICTPTHLRYSQARLALEQGRSVLLEKPPGATLSEVEDLVELAERQGCTLFAAWHSRFAPGVEQARDWLRDRRIRRVEIDWREDVRVWHPGQAWIWEPAGMGVFDPGINALSIITEILPRAFFLREARLWVPSNCQAPIAAALTFGDTEGTPIVADFDFRQPSPPIWSIHVETEAGRLSLLRGGCRLELDGQCLLDAEEREYPGLYARFAELIRQRRSDVDLAPLRHVADACLAAWREPTEPFIE; via the coding sequence ATGCAAAGCATCAAGATCGGCCTGGTCGGGGTGGGCAAGATCGCCCGCGACCAGCACCTGCCGGCGCTGGCCGGGAGCCGGGGTTACGAGCTGGTGGCGACCGCGGATCCCCACGCCCGCCACGCGCCGGTACCCGGCTACACCGCCTTGGGTGAAATGCTCGAGGCGCATCCCGAACTGGAAGCAGTGGCCATCTGCACGCCGACGCACCTGCGCTACTCCCAGGCGCGCCTCGCCCTGGAACAGGGCAGGAGCGTGCTGCTGGAGAAGCCGCCCGGGGCGACCCTGAGCGAGGTGGAGGATCTGGTCGAGCTGGCCGAGCGGCAGGGTTGCACCCTGTTCGCCGCCTGGCATTCGCGCTTTGCCCCGGGCGTGGAGCAGGCGCGCGACTGGTTGCGGGATCGCCGTATAAGGCGGGTCGAGATCGACTGGCGCGAAGACGTGCGGGTGTGGCATCCCGGTCAGGCGTGGATCTGGGAGCCGGCCGGCATGGGGGTGTTCGACCCAGGGATCAACGCACTGTCGATCATCACCGAGATCCTGCCTCGCGCCTTCTTCCTGCGCGAGGCGCGGCTGTGGGTGCCAAGCAACTGCCAGGCGCCGATCGCCGCGGCGCTGACCTTCGGCGATACCGAGGGCACGCCGATCGTAGCCGACTTCGATTTCCGCCAGCCGAGCCCGCCGATCTGGAGCATACACGTCGAGACCGAGGCGGGGCGGCTCAGCCTGCTGCGGGGCGGCTGCCGGCTGGAGCTCGACGGCCAGTGCCTGCTCGACGCCGAGGAGCGTGAGTATCCGGGCCTCTACGCCCGCTTCGCCGAACTGATCCGGCAGCGACGCAGCGACGTGGACCTGGCCCCGCTGCGGCACGTGGCGGATGCCTGCCTCGCCGCCTGGCGCGAGCCGACCGAGCCCTTTATCGAGTGA